GGGGTAGGGATGCTGCCGAGTGGAGTAGGTTATATGATACTGAAGACTGGCGGCGGAATTAAACCCTGGGCTACTGATTCTGTAGTGCTTAACGTGAAAGGATACCTTCCGGATGGAAAGTTGTTTGAAGATACCTATGCAAAGAAAAGGTCATTGATTGGTAGTCCCGAAACATTCATTCAAGGCATGAACGAAGTGTTACAAATTATGCCATTAGGATCTACCTGGCGTGTGTTTATTCCATCAGCATTGGGATATGGAGAAAGGGGCATTCCCGGCTTGGTACCGGCTTACTCTGCGTTAATCTTTGATGTCGAACTTGTAAACATTATAGGAAATACCAGATGATAGTCCTGTATCCATCAAGATTTTGCTAAACATGTCAATGTTTTACATAAGTGGCCGTTGTTTTAACCTTAAGGTAATTTAAGGTTGTTTTGGCTATATTTGGTTTATGCAAATCATGTTGTAAAGCCAAATTAAAATGAACTATACGAAATTGACAATGGGAGAGAAATTTAGGCTCTTAAAGCAAAATGCTGAGCCTGAGTACATACGAAAAAATCGAAGATGACTTTTTGTATCCTGCGGATACGATGATTAAGAAAACTGCAAAATTATATGAATTAACATACGAAGAACTTTTAGCTGTAGGGGAAGAAAGTTAAATAGTTTAAAAAACATTTTAATAAAGCGGTTTAAATACTTTTATTTGAAAAGATAACCCAAACATATCTGAGCCTATGGACCTTAATAATGCTTCGTTTCCTTTTATTGGCGTAGATATTGGAGGTTCGCATATTACGGCTGCGTATATAGATTCGTCCACTTATCATGTAATTCAAGATAGTTTAAAGCGCGAAAGGGTAGTTTCTACAGCAGCTTCAACCATTATTCTCGACTCATGGGTTGAAGCATTGACACCATTAATTGCCGGACTTCCAGTAGGGCAGGCTAAAATAGGTGTTGCTATGCCCGGACCATTTGATTATATAAATGGGATTGCACTTTTCAAAAATGTAAAAAAATATGATTCACTATACGGACTTGATATAGGGAAAATATTATCAGAAAAGTTAAACATACCGCGACAATCCATCATTTTCATAAATGACGCTGAGGCTTTCCTAAGTGGTGAAATGGCTGCTGGTGCTGCTGCTCATGTAGATAGAGCAATAGGCATTACACTGGGAACCGGACTGGGATCAGCAAGCAACTGTAGCGGAACTGTGGTTGATGTAAATAGGGCAGCTTTGCCTTTCCTTGAGCAAAATGCTGAAGAATATATGTCTACCCGGTGGTTTTTAGCCAGATACAAGGAGCTGGCGGGTAAAGAAGTGAAAAATGTAGAAGACTTACTAAATACCTCAACACCTGTTGTGAAGAATCAGATATTTGATGAGTTTGCTACAAACCTGGCTAGTTTTATCAACGATTTTATAGCCGACGAAAATCCGGAAGTATTGGTTATAGGAGGGAATATCGCACGGACATGGGATCATTTCATGCCACAACTGCAACAAAAAATAGTAAACAAAAATGTAATCATCAGGCAAACTGAAATGTGGGAAGATGCCGCATTGGTGGGAGCGGCCTGTATCTGGATAAATCAATAATAATCATGAAGAAAACACTTTTTTTAAGCCTGG
This is a stretch of genomic DNA from Candidatus Pedobacter colombiensis. It encodes these proteins:
- a CDS encoding ROK family protein, which gives rise to MDLNNASFPFIGVDIGGSHITAAYIDSSTYHVIQDSLKRERVVSTAASTIILDSWVEALTPLIAGLPVGQAKIGVAMPGPFDYINGIALFKNVKKYDSLYGLDIGKILSEKLNIPRQSIIFINDAEAFLSGEMAAGAAAHVDRAIGITLGTGLGSASNCSGTVVDVNRAALPFLEQNAEEYMSTRWFLARYKELAGKEVKNVEDLLNTSTPVVKNQIFDEFATNLASFINDFIADENPEVLVIGGNIARTWDHFMPQLQQKIVNKNVIIRQTEMWEDAALVGAACIWINQ
- a CDS encoding FKBP-type peptidyl-prolyl cis-trans isomerase, yielding MKITLILVVLFSSLAKAQTHPVKSIATLPIKLTNPSDSLQYTLGVFLGQWITNNGFTINNPQLFRKGMDDLLLNKTLLVDASTVSASLDAYQKRLISERSSQQEKLLFENVRGKAGVGMLPSGVGYMILKTGGGIKPWATDSVVLNVKGYLPDGKLFEDTYAKKRSLIGSPETFIQGMNEVLQIMPLGSTWRVFIPSALGYGERGIPGLVPAYSALIFDVELVNIIGNTR